In Blastopirellula marina, a single genomic region encodes these proteins:
- the rplB gene encoding 50S ribosomal protein L2 gives MGIRKYKPTSAGRRNASVSDFKELTKGAQPEKNLLRKLTKTGGRNNQGKITTRHRGGGHKRRYRVIDFRRAKDGVPAVVASVQYDPNRSARIALLNYVDGEKRYILAPDGLKAGDKVQSGSEASPSVGNCLPLKNIPAGTTVHNIEMTPGRGGAMCRSAGSSATLMACEADWAQLSLPSGEIRRVSSRCRATIGRVSNPDHEKISLGKAGRKRWLGRRPHVRGTAMNPIDHPHGGGEGRTKGGRHPVTPQGKPTKGGATRHRKKASNRSIVRRRRSRRYGLLKLLK, from the coding sequence ATGGGTATCCGAAAATACAAGCCAACTTCCGCTGGGCGTCGTAACGCCTCGGTCAGCGACTTCAAAGAGTTGACCAAGGGAGCACAGCCAGAGAAGAACCTTCTCCGGAAGCTGACCAAGACCGGCGGTCGTAACAACCAAGGTAAGATCACCACCCGTCACCGCGGTGGTGGCCATAAGCGTCGTTACCGTGTGATCGACTTTCGTCGCGCCAAAGATGGTGTGCCGGCAGTGGTTGCCTCGGTGCAGTACGATCCGAACCGCAGTGCTCGTATCGCCCTGTTGAACTACGTTGACGGCGAAAAGCGATATATCCTCGCTCCCGATGGTTTGAAGGCTGGCGATAAGGTCCAAAGCGGTAGCGAAGCTTCGCCATCGGTTGGTAACTGCCTGCCGTTGAAGAACATCCCTGCTGGGACCACCGTTCACAATATTGAGATGACGCCTGGCCGTGGTGGTGCAATGTGCCGCTCGGCTGGTAGCTCGGCCACTTTGATGGCCTGCGAAGCCGATTGGGCTCAGCTGTCGCTGCCCAGTGGCGAAATTCGCCGTGTTTCGAGCCGCTGCCGTGCGACCATCGGTCGTGTAAGCAACCCGGATCACGAAAAGATTTCGCTCGGTAAGGCTGGTCGTAAGCGTTGGCTTGGTCGACGTCCTCACGTCCGTGGTACCGCGATGAACCCGATCGACCATCCACACGGTGGTGGTGAAGGTCGTACCAAGGGTGGTCGTCATCCGGTTACGCCACAAGGTAAGCCGACCAAAGGTGGTGCAACGCGTCACCGCAAGAAGGCTTCCAATCGCTCGATCGTTCGTCGCCGTCGTTCGCGTCGTTACGGTCTACTGAAGTTGTTGAAGTAA
- the rpsG gene encoding 30S ribosomal protein S7, which yields MGKITASRETLKPDPRYKSILASKFINCLMQDGKKTTAQEVFYGAMDELKKRVPGEEPIDVFTQAVENVKPHIEVRSKRVGGAAYQVPMQVNRTRQQSLAIRWLLSAVREKKGRPAHLKLADELFAAYNREGAAYTKRENVHRMADANKAFAHFAW from the coding sequence ATGGGTAAGATTACCGCCAGCCGCGAAACGTTGAAGCCAGATCCACGTTACAAGTCGATCCTGGCCAGCAAGTTTATCAATTGCCTGATGCAAGATGGCAAGAAGACTACCGCTCAGGAAGTTTTCTACGGTGCCATGGATGAGCTGAAGAAGCGTGTTCCAGGCGAAGAGCCAATCGACGTCTTCACGCAGGCCGTCGAAAACGTAAAGCCGCACATCGAAGTTCGCTCGAAGCGAGTTGGTGGTGCTGCTTACCAGGTTCCTATGCAGGTCAATCGCACTCGCCAGCAATCGCTGGCCATTCGCTGGTTGTTGTCTGCTGTTCGCGAAAAGAAGGGTCGTCCAGCCCACTTGAAGCTGGCTGACGAACTCTTTGCCGCTTACAACCGTGAAGGTGCCGCCTACACCAAGCGTGAAAACGTTCACCGTATGGCCGACGCGAATAAGGCATTCGCTCACTTCGCCTGGTAA
- the rpsQ gene encoding 30S ribosomal protein S17, with product MPKKVLVGRVTGDKQDKTRRVEIARRIRHPLYGKYYSRRMVCHVHDENNESGLGDRVEIIESRPRSKTKRWELVRIVEKSTEVDVAALKAAREQAAHLQEQEDR from the coding sequence ATGCCCAAGAAAGTATTGGTCGGTCGAGTGACGGGCGACAAGCAAGACAAAACGCGACGCGTTGAAATCGCCCGTCGTATCCGTCACCCGCTGTACGGCAAGTACTACTCGCGACGCATGGTTTGCCATGTGCACGACGAGAACAACGAGTCGGGCCTGGGCGATCGGGTCGAGATCATCGAGAGCCGTCCCCGCAGCAAGACAAAGCGTTGGGAATTGGTTCGGATCGTGGAAAAGAGCACCGAAGTTGACGTGGCCGCTTTGAAGGCTGCTCGTGAACAAGCGGCTCACCTCCAAGAACAAGAAGATAGATAA
- the rpsC gene encoding 30S ribosomal protein S3 — protein sequence MGQKVNPVAFRTGVMVGWKSKWFASKRDFPGLLLEDKKIRDFILKHPDQRIRQKYRNAGIDKVEIERTRDEVRVTLFVARPGLIIGQKGQEVEKLQEELQNLVGRRINLKIEEVGRPELRAQLVAEDIADQLAKRASFRRTMKRAIESTMEAGARGIKIQMAGRLGGAEMARREKQIEGSIPLSTLRAKIDYGFTEARTPQGHIGVQVWINNGFYEGDDSDGYDASTSEAPKKPKKTYKR from the coding sequence ATGGGACAAAAAGTTAATCCAGTTGCGTTTCGTACCGGCGTCATGGTCGGCTGGAAGAGCAAATGGTTTGCGTCGAAGCGTGATTTTCCAGGCTTGCTCCTGGAAGATAAGAAGATCCGGGACTTCATCCTGAAGCACCCTGATCAACGCATTCGCCAAAAGTACCGTAATGCAGGTATCGACAAAGTCGAAATCGAACGGACTCGCGATGAAGTTCGCGTGACGTTGTTCGTCGCCCGACCTGGTCTGATCATTGGTCAGAAGGGGCAGGAAGTCGAAAAGCTGCAGGAAGAACTGCAAAACCTGGTTGGCCGTCGCATCAATCTGAAGATTGAAGAAGTCGGTCGCCCAGAACTGCGAGCCCAGTTGGTCGCCGAGGATATCGCCGATCAGTTGGCCAAGCGTGCCAGCTTCCGCCGCACGATGAAACGTGCGATCGAAAGCACCATGGAGGCCGGTGCCCGTGGCATCAAAATCCAAATGGCCGGGCGTCTTGGTGGTGCGGAAATGGCTCGCCGCGAAAAGCAAATTGAAGGATCGATTCCGTTGAGCACCCTGCGGGCGAAGATCGATTACGGCTTCACTGAAGCACGTACTCCGCAGGGACACATCGGGGTCCAGGTCTGGATCAATAACGGTTTTTACGAAGGGGACGACTCCGATGGCTATGATGCCTCGACGAGTGAAGCACCGAAAAAGCCAAAGAAGACGTATAAAAGGTAA
- the fusA gene encoding elongation factor G — protein MDRKLEDIRNIGVIAHIDAGKTTVTERMLYYSGTSHKVGEVDKGTTQTDFDPEEAERGITIYSACVTFAWKGHTVNLIDTPGHVDFTAEVERCLRVLDGGVVVFSAREGVEAQSETVWRQANRYKVPRVAFINKMDREGADFYAVLSEIEKRLKANPVPIQIPVGAGPPHLAEAFRGVIDLIEMKMLHFGEGDQDRTVDVLDIPEDYLEKAQQWRDNLLEKLYDLSNELMELSLSEEPIPPALIRQVLRQGTLARELQPVMCGSALDGIGVQPILDAVTYYLPSPKDVPAVVGTNPTKKNQAEKREPDPAEPFCGLVFKVLPAKHGDMTWVRVYSGELKPNSRLLNPGRDVKENCAQLWHIQASKKEQVDHVGTGDIVGIIGLRHSVTGDTLCDTRSPILLESIKFPETVIGMAIEPESSADRDKLSETLAMMRRQDPTFAASENKDTGQTIISGMGELHLEVIRHRLLRDFKLNVKVHKPRVSYRETIGKSAKVTGECHRVIQGQQLFAKVTIQVEHAPNQQQPVIIIPRVPPERVPYNLVEAAIEELQSRAAGGGIIGGFPLADIKVTILDAEAAEVGSTETAFAIAAGDAFEKGLEAAVPTLLEPIMKLTITTPEDYMGDFVGDIMKRRGEIAKTENRSGDAIIEAHAPLAELFGYSSAMRSLSQGRASSSMEPLKYAPAPPELIKQFM, from the coding sequence ATGGATCGTAAACTTGAAGACATTCGCAATATCGGGGTGATTGCCCACATCGACGCCGGGAAGACAACGGTGACCGAGCGAATGCTCTATTACAGCGGTACGTCGCACAAGGTGGGCGAGGTCGACAAGGGGACCACGCAGACGGACTTTGATCCAGAAGAGGCCGAACGCGGTATTACGATTTATTCGGCGTGCGTGACGTTTGCCTGGAAGGGGCATACGGTAAACCTGATCGATACGCCGGGGCACGTGGACTTTACTGCCGAGGTTGAGCGCTGTCTGCGCGTGCTCGATGGGGGTGTGGTTGTCTTCAGTGCGCGAGAAGGGGTGGAAGCCCAGAGCGAAACGGTTTGGCGTCAGGCCAATCGCTACAAGGTTCCGCGTGTCGCGTTCATCAACAAGATGGATCGTGAAGGTGCCGATTTCTACGCGGTTCTTAGCGAAATTGAGAAACGCCTCAAAGCGAATCCGGTTCCCATTCAGATCCCTGTCGGTGCCGGGCCTCCGCATCTGGCCGAAGCTTTTCGCGGCGTGATCGACCTGATCGAAATGAAGATGCTCCATTTCGGCGAAGGGGATCAGGATCGAACCGTCGACGTGCTCGACATTCCTGAAGATTACCTCGAGAAGGCCCAGCAGTGGCGCGATAACTTGCTCGAGAAATTGTACGACCTCAGCAATGAATTGATGGAGCTGAGTCTCTCGGAAGAACCAATTCCGCCAGCTTTGATTCGCCAGGTGCTGCGGCAAGGTACGCTCGCTCGCGAACTGCAGCCGGTGATGTGTGGTTCGGCGCTCGATGGTATTGGGGTGCAGCCAATTTTGGACGCGGTGACGTACTACCTGCCGAGTCCCAAGGATGTGCCGGCCGTCGTGGGTACGAATCCTACGAAGAAGAATCAGGCCGAGAAGCGCGAGCCAGATCCCGCGGAGCCGTTTTGCGGCCTGGTCTTCAAAGTGCTGCCTGCCAAGCACGGCGACATGACCTGGGTTCGCGTGTATTCCGGTGAATTGAAGCCAAACTCGCGCCTGCTGAATCCTGGTCGCGATGTGAAAGAGAACTGTGCTCAGTTGTGGCACATTCAAGCCTCCAAAAAAGAACAGGTCGATCACGTTGGTACGGGCGATATCGTGGGCATTATTGGCCTGCGTCACTCGGTGACTGGGGATACGCTGTGTGATACGCGCAGCCCTATTTTGCTGGAGTCGATCAAGTTTCCAGAGACCGTGATCGGCATGGCGATTGAACCGGAATCGTCCGCGGACCGCGACAAGCTTTCCGAGACCCTGGCGATGATGCGCCGCCAGGATCCGACGTTCGCCGCCAGCGAAAACAAAGATACCGGGCAGACGATCATTAGCGGGATGGGTGAACTGCACTTGGAAGTGATTCGCCATCGCCTGCTGCGTGATTTCAAGCTGAACGTGAAGGTGCACAAGCCACGCGTGAGCTACCGCGAAACGATCGGCAAATCGGCGAAAGTCACTGGCGAATGTCATCGCGTAATTCAGGGGCAGCAGTTGTTCGCGAAGGTTACGATTCAGGTCGAGCACGCACCGAATCAGCAACAGCCGGTCATTATCATTCCTCGGGTTCCGCCAGAACGTGTGCCGTACAACCTGGTCGAAGCGGCGATCGAAGAGCTGCAAAGCCGGGCTGCGGGCGGCGGCATCATCGGTGGGTTTCCGTTAGCTGATATCAAAGTCACCATCCTCGACGCCGAAGCAGCGGAAGTCGGTTCGACCGAGACTGCCTTTGCGATTGCTGCGGGAGATGCTTTCGAGAAAGGCCTGGAAGCCGCCGTGCCAACCCTGCTCGAGCCGATCATGAAGCTGACCATCACAACCCCGGAAGATTACATGGGGGATTTCGTCGGAGACATCATGAAGCGGCGGGGCGAGATCGCCAAGACCGAGAATCGCTCCGGCGACGCGATCATCGAGGCCCACGCCCCGCTGGCCGAGCTTTTTGGCTATTCCAGTGCGATGCGAAGCCTAAGCCAAGGCCGGGCATCCAGCAGCATGGAACCGCTCAAGTACGCCCCTGCCCCACCAGAATTAATTAAGCAGTTTATGTGA
- the rplD gene encoding 50S ribosomal protein L4: MVSLPIFDKSGKEVGKYELDPAEIAPSINKQLMHDAVVMYQANLRQGTHRSKTRAEVAGSTKKMYRQKGTGNARAGSKRSGVRRGGGHIFAIRPRDYSYRLNKKALKIATRMAIASKIQGEQVVVVDDLAQSEIKTKSVAGALKALGVYGQKVAIALEKHDPIFYRSARNIEGVSVSPVAELNAYSVLRPRKLVITKAALDSLRSSGKGE; this comes from the coding sequence ATGGTCAGTTTGCCAATTTTTGACAAGAGCGGAAAGGAAGTCGGCAAGTACGAGCTTGATCCGGCTGAAATCGCTCCGTCGATCAACAAGCAGTTGATGCACGACGCTGTCGTGATGTACCAGGCGAATCTCCGTCAGGGTACACACCGCAGTAAGACACGTGCTGAAGTTGCTGGTTCGACCAAGAAGATGTATCGCCAGAAAGGTACTGGTAACGCACGTGCCGGTTCCAAACGTAGCGGCGTTCGCCGTGGCGGTGGTCACATCTTCGCGATTCGCCCACGCGATTACTCGTACCGCCTGAACAAGAAGGCGTTGAAGATCGCGACCCGTATGGCAATCGCCAGCAAGATCCAAGGCGAGCAAGTGGTTGTTGTTGACGACCTGGCTCAAAGTGAAATCAAGACCAAGAGCGTCGCAGGTGCTTTGAAAGCCCTGGGTGTTTACGGTCAAAAGGTTGCGATCGCGCTGGAAAAGCACGATCCGATCTTCTACCGCAGTGCACGGAACATCGAAGGTGTCTCGGTCAGCCCAGTTGCTGAACTGAACGCCTACTCGGTTCTGCGTCCTCGGAAGTTAGTCATCACTAAAGCTGCTCTCGACTCGCTTCGGAGCAGTGGCAAGGGCGAATAA
- the rplX gene encoding 50S ribosomal protein L24 codes for MHIKVDDTVEIITGADAASELRGKVLKVYPEKGKILVEGVAKVYKHVKPSQRNPKGGKLSKEMPIDISNVMLVCTECKARTKTGAKIKEDGSKVRYCKSCNAEIGQLSPAKKK; via the coding sequence ATGCATATCAAAGTTGACGACACCGTCGAAATCATCACCGGCGCCGATGCGGCCAGCGAACTTCGTGGCAAGGTCCTGAAGGTCTACCCTGAAAAGGGCAAGATCCTCGTGGAAGGCGTGGCTAAGGTTTACAAGCACGTCAAGCCAAGCCAGCGTAACCCTAAGGGGGGCAAGCTGTCGAAGGAAATGCCAATCGACATTTCCAACGTCATGCTGGTTTGCACCGAGTGCAAGGCCCGCACCAAGACCGGTGCCAAGATCAAAGAGGACGGCAGCAAGGTTCGGTACTGCAAGTCATGCAATGCCGAAATCGGCCAGCTGAGTCCGGCCAAGAAGAAATAA
- the rplC gene encoding 50S ribosomal protein L3 — protein sequence MAKGILGRKVGMTQIYTESGEVIPVTVVQAGPCHVLQVRTMERDGYEAIQLGYGDKPRRLAIRSERGHVAPLSSKRSKKLAAAGGEAAAKAGCEPKRFIRELRGSIEGAEVGQEISIGVLAEAARVDVIATSRGRGYAGVMKRHNFAGQRATHGVKKVHRHTGGTGCSAYPSRTFKGLRMSGQYGNAKVTTRNLKVVKVDEENGVILLNGAVPGPNGGYVIVRETNMVR from the coding sequence ATGGCAAAAGGCATACTCGGCCGTAAGGTCGGGATGACCCAGATCTATACAGAGTCTGGTGAAGTTATCCCGGTTACGGTTGTACAAGCAGGTCCCTGTCACGTTCTCCAGGTGCGAACCATGGAGCGCGATGGCTACGAGGCAATTCAGCTCGGTTACGGCGACAAGCCCCGTCGTTTGGCGATTCGTAGTGAACGTGGTCACGTTGCTCCTCTCTCAAGCAAGCGATCGAAGAAGTTGGCCGCCGCTGGCGGTGAAGCTGCCGCAAAGGCCGGATGCGAACCAAAGCGTTTCATCCGTGAACTTCGTGGTTCGATCGAAGGTGCTGAAGTTGGTCAAGAGATCAGCATCGGCGTTCTCGCTGAAGCAGCCCGCGTCGACGTCATTGCCACTAGCCGCGGTCGCGGTTACGCCGGTGTGATGAAGCGACACAATTTCGCTGGTCAGCGTGCTACCCACGGTGTGAAGAAGGTTCACCGTCACACCGGTGGCACCGGTTGCAGTGCCTATCCAAGCCGTACGTTTAAGGGCCTGAGGATGAGCGGCCAGTACGGGAACGCCAAGGTCACCACTCGCAATCTGAAGGTGGTCAAGGTCGACGAAGAAAACGGCGTGATCTTGCTTAACGGTGCCGTTCCAGGCCCGAATGGCGGATACGTGATCGTTCGTGAAACAAATATGGTTCGCTAA
- the rpsS gene encoding 30S ribosomal protein S19, giving the protein MSRSLKKGPYVDPNVYEKVAKQEEAGTKDPIKTWARSCTIIPEFIGHTFMVHNGKAHLKVYVTEDMIGHKLGEFAPTRTFRGHGADKKKK; this is encoded by the coding sequence ATGAGCCGATCCCTAAAAAAAGGGCCGTACGTCGACCCCAACGTTTATGAAAAGGTTGCCAAGCAAGAAGAGGCTGGCACCAAGGACCCGATCAAGACCTGGGCTCGATCTTGCACGATCATTCCCGAGTTCATCGGCCACACGTTCATGGTCCACAACGGCAAGGCCCACCTGAAAGTTTATGTCACTGAAGACATGATCGGGCACAAGCTCGGCGAATTCGCACCGACGCGAACCTTCCGTGGTCATGGCGCTGACAAGAAGAAGAAATAA
- the rplW gene encoding 50S ribosomal protein L23 — protein sequence MARPYYKPSTDTPTRTLDSHQVILRPLVTEKGVQVSEDLNQYTFEIAPAATKLDVRRAVEELFDVKVASVKTQTRKGKARRYRFRNGTTRNWKKAIVTLADDQKIDFY from the coding sequence ATGGCACGGCCTTACTACAAACCGAGCACAGACACCCCAACCCGTACGCTTGATTCGCACCAAGTGATCCTGCGTCCGCTGGTGACTGAAAAGGGTGTTCAGGTTTCGGAAGACTTGAATCAATATACATTCGAGATCGCTCCGGCTGCCACCAAGTTGGATGTCCGTCGTGCGGTTGAAGAGTTGTTCGACGTCAAAGTCGCCAGCGTGAAGACGCAAACGCGTAAGGGCAAGGCCCGCCGTTATCGTTTTCGCAACGGAACGACCCGCAACTGGAAGAAAGCCATCGTCACGTTGGCTGATGATCAAAAGATCGACTTCTATTAA
- the rplV gene encoding 50S ribosomal protein L22 produces the protein MFKATHRLARISPRKVRPLADLVRGKLADEALDILRYQPQRGARLLEEVIKSAIGNSQDSEQNEGRAANQHALFVREARVDGGPIIKRFRPRARGSAFPILKRTCHIHVTLEELQG, from the coding sequence ATGTTCAAAGCGACCCACCGACTGGCACGCATCAGCCCACGAAAGGTGCGCCCGCTAGCCGATTTGGTGCGTGGCAAGCTGGCCGACGAGGCACTCGATATTCTGCGATATCAACCGCAGCGTGGTGCTCGCCTGCTGGAAGAAGTCATTAAGAGTGCCATCGGCAACTCGCAAGACTCGGAACAGAACGAAGGTCGTGCTGCTAACCAGCATGCTTTGTTTGTTCGCGAAGCTCGCGTCGATGGTGGCCCGATCATTAAGCGATTCCGCCCCCGAGCTCGTGGAAGCGCGTTCCCGATTTTGAAGCGGACCTGTCACATTCACGTCACCCTGGAGGAACTCCAAGGCTAA
- the rplE gene encoding 50S ribosomal protein L5 has protein sequence MSKPRLQEQYENEVLPALAEKLGRKNPMNLPRLRKIVVNMGVGTAVTEKKHVDEAAEAMSEFTGQRPMICRARKSVAAFKLREGMPIGVKVTLRRQRMYEFLDRLVSLALPQVRDFRGVNPKSFDGNGNYTMGLTEQMVFPELNPDKYTRQQGMDITFVTTGATDDEARELLALLGMPFQREDPKKKKTA, from the coding sequence ATGAGCAAACCACGACTTCAAGAACAATACGAAAACGAAGTGCTTCCCGCACTGGCTGAAAAGCTCGGTCGTAAGAACCCGATGAACCTGCCTCGCTTGCGGAAGATCGTCGTCAACATGGGTGTTGGTACCGCCGTCACCGAAAAGAAACATGTCGACGAAGCTGCGGAAGCCATGTCGGAATTCACCGGCCAGCGCCCGATGATCTGCCGTGCTCGTAAGAGCGTCGCCGCTTTCAAGCTGCGTGAAGGCATGCCGATCGGCGTGAAGGTCACCCTTCGTCGTCAACGCATGTACGAGTTTCTGGACCGCCTGGTCTCGCTGGCCCTTCCACAGGTTCGCGACTTCCGTGGTGTGAACCCCAAGAGCTTTGACGGCAACGGCAATTATACGATGGGCCTTACCGAGCAGATGGTGTTCCCGGAATTGAACCCGGACAAGTACACCCGTCAGCAAGGTATGGACATCACCTTCGTCACTACCGGGGCAACCGATGACGAAGCTCGCGAACTGCTTGCTCTGTTGGGCATGCCGTTCCAGCGGGAAGATCCTAAAAAGAAGAAGACCGCCTAA
- the rpmC gene encoding 50S ribosomal protein L29, with protein MKASELRELSDDQLQANLKNAMDNLFRLRVQSQTERLDAPSELAKNRKLVARIKTIKAERAAAAAST; from the coding sequence ATGAAAGCAAGCGAATTGCGAGAACTGAGCGACGATCAGCTCCAGGCGAATCTGAAGAACGCCATGGACAACCTGTTTCGTCTGCGAGTTCAGTCTCAGACCGAACGTTTGGACGCCCCCAGCGAATTAGCGAAGAATCGCAAGTTGGTGGCTCGGATTAAAACGATTAAAGCCGAGCGAGCAGCCGCCGCGGCCAGTACCTAA
- the rpsL gene encoding 30S ribosomal protein S12, which yields MPTINQLVRKPRKKKRKFSKSPVLEKCPQKRGVCLQVRTMTPKKPNSALRKIARVRLSNQKEVTVYIPGEGHSLQEHSIVLVRGGRVRDLPGVRYQVVRGALDALGVNGRKQSRSRYGAKKS from the coding sequence ATGCCCACCATTAATCAGCTCGTTCGTAAGCCGCGAAAAAAGAAGCGTAAGTTCTCCAAGTCCCCGGTTTTGGAGAAGTGCCCGCAGAAGCGTGGTGTGTGTTTGCAGGTCCGCACGATGACCCCTAAGAAGCCAAACTCGGCTCTGCGGAAGATCGCTCGTGTGCGTCTGTCGAACCAGAAGGAAGTCACCGTTTACATCCCAGGTGAAGGTCACAGCTTGCAGGAACACTCGATCGTGCTCGTGCGTGGCGGTCGTGTCCGCGACCTCCCGGGTGTGCGTTACCAAGTCGTCCGTGGTGCCCTCGATGCGTTGGGTGTTAACGGTCGTAAGCAGTCCCGCAGCCGTTACGGTGCAAAGAAGAGCTAA
- the rplN gene encoding 50S ribosomal protein L14, which yields MIQQETRLAVADNTGAKEVMCIKVLGGTRKRTAGLGDVIICSVKEVVAGADVKKKAVVRAVIVRCKKPTRRPDGSYIRFDRNAVVLIDKDNNPRGTRIFGAVARELRDRKFMKIVSLASEVV from the coding sequence ATGATTCAACAAGAAACAAGACTGGCCGTCGCCGACAACACCGGAGCGAAGGAAGTCATGTGCATTAAGGTTCTCGGTGGAACGCGTAAGCGTACCGCTGGCCTGGGTGACGTGATTATCTGCTCGGTGAAGGAAGTTGTGGCAGGTGCGGACGTGAAGAAGAAGGCCGTTGTTCGTGCCGTGATCGTTCGCTGCAAAAAGCCGACTCGTCGTCCAGACGGAAGCTACATCCGGTTCGATCGCAACGCGGTCGTACTGATTGACAAAGACAATAATCCGCGTGGCACGCGTATTTTCGGTGCGGTCGCTCGTGAGCTGCGAGATCGCAAGTTCATGAAGATCGTCAGTTTGGCCAGTGAGGTGGTCTAA
- the rplP gene encoding 50S ribosomal protein L16 gives MAMMPRRVKHRKSQRRRIKGNATRGNTVVLGDYGLQSTQAGHITAQTIEAGRIAAQQYVRGIGKLYIRIFPHKSVTARPLETRMGKGKGEPDRWVATVKPGTVMYELKGVTEQQAKICFARLAHKMPVRCRFVRRRPELETTEA, from the coding sequence ATGGCTATGATGCCTCGACGAGTGAAGCACCGAAAAAGCCAAAGAAGACGTATAAAAGGTAATGCCACTCGTGGCAATACCGTCGTCCTTGGTGATTACGGACTTCAATCCACACAAGCGGGACATATTACCGCTCAAACGATCGAAGCGGGTCGTATCGCTGCTCAGCAGTACGTCCGTGGTATCGGTAAGTTGTACATCCGGATCTTCCCCCACAAGTCGGTAACGGCTCGCCCGTTGGAGACTCGTATGGGTAAGGGTAAAGGTGAGCCTGACCGTTGGGTCGCCACCGTGAAGCCCGGTACGGTCATGTACGAGCTCAAGGGTGTCACCGAGCAACAAGCGAAGATTTGTTTCGCTCGTTTGGCTCACAAGATGCCGGTTCGATGCCGCTTCGTGCGTCGTCGTCCGGAACTGGAAACAACTGAGGCCTAG
- the rpsJ gene encoding 30S ribosomal protein S10, with protein MAKEIIRIRMEAYDHSILDQSALDIVDTAKRTHSEVHGPIPLPTRIERYTVLSGPHIDKKARQQFEVRTHKRLIDIVQATAKTIESLNKLNLPAGVDIKIKATTR; from the coding sequence GTGGCGAAAGAAATTATTCGCATTCGGATGGAAGCTTACGATCACTCGATCTTGGATCAGAGTGCTCTCGACATCGTCGATACGGCGAAGCGGACCCATTCGGAAGTGCATGGCCCCATTCCGTTGCCGACTCGCATCGAACGGTACACCGTTCTGTCGGGTCCGCATATCGACAAAAAGGCACGTCAGCAGTTTGAAGTTCGGACGCACAAGCGTCTGATCGATATCGTCCAGGCTACCGCCAAGACGATTGAATCGCTCAACAAGCTGAATCTGCCAGCTGGTGTCGATATCAAGATCAAGGCAACAACTCGATAG